GAAATGGTCAGGTCAGGTGTGGTGGGGAGATACGGTTAGCCCAGCTTCCAGTGACCCCAAGCTCCTGTGGTCCCTCACGTGGGTTGAGCAGCTGCTCAGTCTAGACTTCCCATTTTGTCCTTCGTGGGACCTCCTTGTCAGGCAGTCCTGCAGCACCGAGAGCACGCAGGCGTGCTGCTTGCTGTGCCCCTGCTGCAAAGGGTACAGGGAGAGGGACTCAGCTGTGCTGAGCGCCACGTGCAGGGGTCTTGGGGTGGATACTGCAGGGTGCTTGTGTTGTGTTAGTGCATGTACTGGCTTGCAGCCCTGCTTGGAAATGCCCGGAGCTCACCTGGCTGCTTGTTGTGCAGTGAAAAGGCTGAGCTGTTGCTGTAGGATATGGGGTCATGGCTCATGGGAGATGTTTGTGCCTGGAAGACCCTGCTGGGTTCTTCCCAGCTTCTtgagagctgctctgtgctcgCCAGTCCTGCTTTAGCCATTTCAtgtctcctcctttctcttctctttagACTTATCAAGTTCACCACCTGGACCTTATGGCCAAGAGATGTACGTATACCGGCCCGAGGAGCGCTTCAAATCCCCACCCATCCTCCCACCTCACCTCCTCCAGGTCATCCTGAACAAGGACACCAATATCTCGGTGGGTACCAGCATACTGCCAGCACAGAGAGCCACGCTGGGGGTGGAAAGGGAGTCCTCCCTGCAGGGAGCCTGGTCTCCGCTTGGCATTTCCTGGGAAAAGCATCACTTTTCCCATTAACCATGCTGGTTTGGCCCCTTGCTCTGCCTGCTTAGCTGAGCTCTGTTCCTGTTCAGAACAGCCAGAGACACCAGCAGCTCAGATTGCCTGAGATGGCAGCTCCCTGTGATGGCTGGGGGGTCAGGGCTCTGCTGTTCCCCTGTGACACTCCTCTTCTCCTAGTGtgacccagcactgctgcccgAGCCCAACCACGTTATGCTCAATCACCTCTACGCGCTCTCCATCAAGGTAAGGGCAGGTCCCCTGAGGCCGCTGGGTGAGGGAAGGGGAGCTGCTGTGGCTCCCAGGAgcctgcagcacctccaggGAGCAGAAACTGGGCGGCTGTGAGGTGTAGAGGGTGGTGCAGGGGTGGGAGGACCCATGCAGGACAGCTCGGCTGCCCGGTGAAGCGTGGCACGCGCATGGGTGTAGGTGGTTGTCTCCTTACAGTTCCCTTTAGCTGCCGGCCTGCAGCGTGGtggagctgagcagctctgggctCTCCTGCTGTGTTCCAGAGCCTCCCtttgctctgccctgcctccctGTCCCGGGTCGGGAGCCTCggggcggcagggccgggctggggctgctccccacGCGGGCTCAGCGCGGCCAGGCTGCGCTGCTCTCCCGCCTGCCTCCACTGATGCGGTGCCTTTCTCAGGACGGCGTGATGGTGCTCAGCGCCACTCACCGCTACAAGAAGAAGTACGTCACCACGCTGCTGTACAAGCCCATCTGAGCTGGGGCCTTGCCCGCCCCCCCACGCAGGACACGAAATGCCGCTTTGTCTGCACACACTGGGCCACGGGACTGTGTGAGAActggctgctggctccagccTCAAACCTGGCAGGGACACGGGCCCCATCCTACTGGTGTGGTTTGATTTAACCCTTGGTTTCCGCCCAACTACAGCTCCCCTTGGCTTCTGTGAGTCTGGGGGCCACTTGGACGCTCACCAGAATAGCCTTTCCTGTTGCCCAGCACGGAAACGGCTTCACCCTGCCCTTCTTCTCTGGCCTACAAGGGCCCCGAGGCGGTCCTGgcactgcccccagcccaggcctCCAGGACCGTGTCTTGCCGAAGGTTGCTGTGCTATTGATGAATCTCCAAGGCCACCTTGATCCCCAGGGGCTCTGGGgcaccccagcctgccccacgtcccgcagccctggctgtggggctccCCAGCTTGGAGGAGGGCGctgggctctggctgcagccccgGCCCTCTGCCAGGTTCAGCACTGAGCCAGCAGGAGGGAGGGTACAGCCGGACGCCGCCACGCTTACCTGCCACTGGGACAGCACTGACAAGGACTGTGCGCCCTGTCCCCAGCATCGGCAGGATTTGCCACAGCCGGAGGGGCACCTGCGCACGCCCACGCTGGAGGGGgcctggggagagcagagcagagcagctgccccagGTCCCCGGCCCCACCACCTGCTGCCGGAGCAGTGCCATGTGACAGGGTTTTCTCTAtttattacagtatttattGTTCTCCATGCTGCTGGCTTGGTGTTGGAGGGGGACCCcggagaggaggagagggagcaCCTAGTGGGGTGCAGAGCTGCCCTTGGGGTGCTGGAGTGGGGCTCAGCGCCCATCCCCACTGGGGCCAGCCAGTGCGTACGGCACCCTGCACTGGGGGTACCTTGGGGAGCGGGGCACAGAGAGCTGCAAGAGATGAGCGTGGCAGAAACACAACCCAAAGTAAACCTTTATTAGGAACTTACAACTCCTGAACAGAACATGGCATTTCTTACATCTTCCTCCCGCACCGGGGCCCTGACGTGCCCGGGGAGCCCCCAGAACGCAGCTCCGCTATACCTATCTATATACATATACAGACACGAGCAGGGACGGGTGGGTAGCAGGGTTACAACTGGGACCAAGTTCTAGGGTGAGGGGGTGTGAAATGCTGCTGGGCCGCAGAGGGCATCGCTTCATGCCCGGTGCTCACGAGACGGGCAGGGTCTGCTGGGACTTCACCTGGCGAGTGGCAGCAAGAGGGAGTGCTGCCACGTCGGGCCTGCACCAGGTGGCTGCCGTGCCCTGGGGACAGTTGAAGAAAATGGGTCGCTGTGTTCCCCCCAGCACATGCACCCAGCTGACCcctcagcaccctgctgcccaccacTCTGCCACAGGGCAGAGGGGTATCTGCTATCTGTGCCCACCCCCAGGGCATCAGGGTTCCCCAGGGGAGGGGCACCTGCCCCTATCATGCGCCTCCGAGTGCCAGGGCGAACTCACCTCCAGGTTTGTCCTGGCCTTGCGCAGCATGTTGTGGGTCCTGGTCACtgtgagggagagagagggggtCGGTGAGGTCCCTGTGCTGTGGAGCCGCCCCACGCGCATGGGGACCAGCCCAGCTTGGCGGTGCCACCCCGCAGCAGGATGCCACCCAGGCCACGTACAGTGGGTCACGATAAACTGCTCCATCTTGTCCTTGAGCTGGGCTGTACTCTGCAGCTGATGGGCCATGCTCTGCAGAGCATCCTCCCGCTCAGCAAGCCGGGCCTGCAGCGTTGCAATCTCACCCTGTAGCGCCTGTTCCTGGGACAAGACGAGCGTGATGAGCAGTGAGCAgccggcccccccggcccctgcagcaccccaccCCGCCCTGTCCTTACCTTgtcctggtgctgggcagggctgaCGGGCAGCACGGTGCTCCAGAAGGCAGTGAGGAGAGATGTGCACTCCTCCAGGATGCTGTGCAgggtgctggcactgctgcagaggTGCCCCATGCCTGACCACCCCAGGACCTGCGGGAGAAGGGTGCAGGAGTGGGGTGCTGCCATGGCACCTGTATCCTGCTGCACCCGGGGACTCGCCGTGCCCAGCCCAACACGcagggcagtgccagcagcagcccccgggCTGGAAGCTACCAGCCGcttgccagccctgcaggccTCGGGGCGAGTActgggctgaggagcagcttGATGCATGGTCCACAGAGAGTCTGGCCCCCAGCTGCcgccagcccctcctgcccatGCTTTACCTCCTTTCCCGGGAGcgggcagctgggcagcctggtcgCTGGGTGCATGAGAGACATCAGCTCATGGGCCAGCCCTTTCCCCTTCAGGATGCGCTGCTCCAGGGCCCGGTAGGTGTTAGGGCAGGCAACAACGTGAGCCTGTGTCGGTTCCTTGCCCTTCTTTGCCAGTGGGTCTGCCCCACGTGGCTCTAGGGAACAAGCAGGGCTAGGTGAGAACCACTGCCTGCTCCCCCCATGGCcgtccccatcccatcccggGGGCttggctctgccctgggctcACCACCCCTGCTCAGCAAGGGTGCTGCCACGACCTTGTCAGGTCTCAGCAGCCCCTGAGGCACAGAGGTGGGCAGGCTCCAGTACCCACCGGCTATCTGCTGGGCCGCCAACATGTCAGAGGGCAGTGGGGAGAAGTGGGGAGCTGCTAGACTTGTGCCAACATCCCGCACCGGAGGAGACGGGAAGCAGCCTGGAACAAGAAGCATGTCAGCCCCGGCGGACAGGTGTGTCTctgtgcctggggctgctgcgctcctgccctccctctccGCCTGCCAGCAGGGCCACTATGTCACTCCTGCTGCCACAACAGGCGAGGTGCTTGGGACCGCCCAAGCGTTGCAGAGGGGCCAGGCCTCCCAAGACCAGGAGCTGGGCAGAagggccggggcaggcggctggggctgggggcactggaTGTGGGTCCCATACCTGCGCGGGCCTCAGCAGAGGGGCCAGGGAGGCTCTCGCAGACGTGCAGCTCCGTGCGCGTGGTCTGCAGGAGCCGGCAGTGCTcctcacactgctgctgctggagcatcagtctgtgctgcagcctgcagagaggTGACACATGGGTAcggtgccagccctgctggccccAAAGCCCCAGTGCCCCGAAGCTTACCTgttgtttttctcctgcaaagAGCGCTGCTCATCCCGGAGCCGGCGGACACTCTTTTGGTACTCGGTGAGCTCATCCACCAGCTTCTGCTGATTCCTGTGCCTCTGGtccagctctgcttcagcttCCCGCGCCCGGGCGCAGGCAGTCAGGAACGCCTCCTGCACCTGCGCTAGCTCTGGGGACAGAGAGCATGGAGGTGTCACTGCCACCCCGCTCAGCCAGCACCCTCTGGGACTCAGACccagggtgctggtggtggagcCCCACCTTGGGAGAGGTGGTCGTGCTGAAGCCGCAGAGTCCGGTTGTCCTCACTCAGAGCCTGGttctccctgctcagctgcagcctcagctCCCGTGTCTGGGCATGGAGGTCgctgggcagccctgcagagggggAGTGGTGCCGAGTCTCTCTCCCCAGCATGCCGCCACGCACAGGGTGAGCACCCCCCCTGTGCAAAGGGGCGTGCAAAgcctgcccccccagcagccctggcctcAGTGCGGCACTGTACCGGTGGCCTTGCTGGTGGAGGCCAGGCGGCGCTCAAGTTGCTCCTGGAGCCGGTCATGGGTGCAGATGGACTCCTCGAGGCGCTGGCGCAGGCTGCGGATCTCCACCAAGTGTTCCTCCAGCAGGTCGGCCCCTGCCACAGCCGGGGAGGTGGCTCAGGGCAGGGAGATGGCTGCGCCACCTGCCTCGTGCCACCCTCTATCCTGCCCCACGCTACAGCCATGTCCCACAGCCACTGTGGTACCAAgtctcctccctgtcccctcaCACCCAGGCAGGGTGCCCCCCTGCTCTCCAACACAGCCCTTACCTGTTAGCTTTTGGCTGGCGGGGTAACCCGATGGCAGGGCCCCGCAAAGCGGCTGGCCGGGAGCAGGCACACCCCAGTGGGCGCGGGTGTCAGTGGCCCTGGGGATctcagccaggctctgcagcgCACCGTGTCGGTTGAGCAACGCTGGGGCTTTGCTGCCCTCTCCTAAGGAGCCCGGTGGAGCTGTGGGCTTCGCTGGTGCCACGGGCAGCGTCAGGCCTGCACACACAGGGCAAAGcggtgaggaggaggagagcagggaggaggaacgGGGGGTAACATGCTCCTGCCACATGCTTTTTGCCCACTTCTTGCTCTGCCCAACAGTGCAGCCCAGTGTCCCCTCACAGTCACCCCCTATTGCTAACCTCCTGCCCCAGTCAAACCTGTTCCCCCTGAAGAGCAGGGGCTCTGCCAGGGCTTGCTGATTACGTGACATGAGTTGAGGGGTCTCAGCCCCGCTCCTCCTACACAACTAACCACACCAGCCCTTTCCCAGAGGCCCTAGGGTGTGCAAGTGTCCACGCCACGGGCTAGTGCTACCTCAGGCTGCATCCATCCCACCCACCAGGTCCTCTCTACATGACAGCCACGTGTCCCCATCGTCCCCCAGCCAGAGTGATAGGACCCAACCTCAAAGCAGTAGCCCCAAGCAGGAGAAAGGCCAGGGCAAGACAGGCAAGTGGGAGAGGGTGGGGGGCCATGCGGCACAGCAGAGCACGCGGGGCAGGCAGGACCAGCCCCATGCCAGAGGCACATGCTCActttctcccagctgcctctggagcacctgcagctcctgctgcgCGTCGGCCAGGGAGCAGACAGGggtcccacagcagcccaggagtgggggggctgcgggagTGGGGCACCCAGCAAGCAGGAAGGGGGGCAGCTGGGAAGCCAGAGGAGGCAGGGGGGCACTAACAGGTTTGGACAAGGAGTCAAAGCAGAGGCCTAGAGACAggagagagatggagagagatGCTAGCACAGCTCTGGCTCAGCCTGGCAGGGACCCCTCCTCCCCATGGGCACCGGGGATGCTGGCACACAAGTCCCCACATCTGGAGACACTGTGGGATGGGACAGCCCACAAAAGGCCAGTCAGGTCCCAGCCTTGCAGGGCTGTGGTACCGTGGCAGGGCCCCCCGAGATGATCCCTTGCAGCCCCAGGTGCTGTGTGCTCACCCCCCAGGTTGGCACTGGGGCACAGCGCCAcacaggcagcccctgcccaggtCTGATGGCCATCTACTGCTGCAGCGACCCACACACCACAGAGGGGCTGCATGTCCCCAGCCCATGCTTGCAGGCCCCCGCAGGCACCCCATGGTACCTGCAAGCCGGACAGGCTCCTCAGGGCACTGGCTGCACTGGCTGCACTCACTGGCTTCATCCCCATCAGAGCGGGCCTCCAGCCCCTCAGATATGAAGGAGGAACTGGTGACAGAGCAGGATAACTCAGAGGGTGGGCGGTTGCTGCCAGGGGATTCACAGTGCTCCCGCAGTTTCACCTCCGGGTTCTCAGTCACCTTCTCCTGGAGTTCCTGGCTGAGCCTGCAGAGGTGGCCCATcctcagggctggcagggcagggtgacCCCCATTCCACAGttcctccctgctgtgctgtgcacgCTCCGGCATGACACACCACATCCCACCTGTGCTGCAAGGCTGCCTGGAGCCACAGGGTGCCCAGCCCAAGCTTGGGGCTCCCCATCCCCAGAGCAGTGGCAGCCCCAGGGCATCCACCTAGAGCAGAGAGCCCAAGGGGACCCAGACCCCCACTCCCAGAGCAGTGATAACCCCCAGCGTCCCCACACAGAGCCCCCAAGCACTTCCTAGGAACAGGTACCTCAGCGTCAGGAGTTCATGGCTGGTTTTATCCTTCCCATATGCTCGATCTCCTGAAAAAATAAGCCAGGAGGAACCAGTTAATGTCTCCATGCCCCAGGCTGCCCACTCCCCAACAGCCATAGCAGGACAGGATATCCCAGCTTGAAGCAGGTAGCCCACACAGCACATGGTGTCCAAATAGCCGCAGCTCTTCACAGCACCCATTGAAGCACCCCTTCCTGGCGCACCGTGCCCCATGATGTCCAGCCCCAGTGCCTTCCCCAAAAGGTACTTACTGGTGCCCAGCTTCTTGCTGAGCCTCTCTgacagctgcctgccctggtcTAGCTGCTCCCGAAAGCCTTGGCCCAGATAGTAGTCAATGTCGGTGCCATGAAGGAGGTCCTCAAAGGACAGCAGGGCATGGTGCAGGTGCTGGGCCAGGCTGTGGCTCATCCTGTGGCCCTCCCGCAGCGTCTGCCGCAGGTGGCAGAGATCCCGAGCCTGTGCTTGGATCAGCCGGTGGTAATTCCTAGAAGGGATGGGCAAGCAGGAGGATCACAGGGCTTCCAGACCCACCCGGAGAGCatggcagggatggggtgcCATGGGGGGAGTCTGTCCAGTATCTACTACTGGGGCTCTGCCCCACTGTGCCAATGCCCCAGGAACCTAGCTACAAGGAAAGCACGCAACAAACAGCTGCCCCCCTTGGGCACATCCTGGAGACCCCCATGGCCCCCTGTCTAATCCCAATCCCCAGGGCCATACCATGACTGAGTCGCAGATTGCAGCTGCTCAGGCTTGGTTGCAGACAGCTGTGCCTTGAGGGGGAAGACAtggtgctccagctgctgccagctgtggtgTGCCCGCAGGTCAGATGGGCAGAGGGTGCTGTGGCTGTCTGACTGCCAGCCCTCGTCCTCGTCAGTGAGGCTGTGGGCCAGGGAGGCCAGCGCTGTGGGACCCAGCGGGGGCTGCTCGGCACCTGAGGTGTAGCCACTGGTGACAGAGACAGAACGGGTACGGCGCTGCAGGCTCTGGGTCACCTTGTTGGCATTAGGCAACTGTGCCTTACGGTCCTGGATGTGCTGGTGCAGGGCCACCACATCTGCAGGGGCCATGGTCTTCTGGGCAGCCTTGCCCACCCTAGGCATCCCTGGCTGGAATGGGGCCTCCAGCTCCTCGCACTCTGCAAAGGGGACAGGGCACAGTGTCACTTCTTCATGCCAGGCGGGCAAGGCACAGGGGTCCCCAAAGCCTCAGCTCTCCTTACCGGGGCTAGTGGCCTCATCCCGGTCGGCCTCGGTCTCACTTCGCCCGCATGTCTCGTAGCCCAGGTCCTGGAAGTCTACCTGCACTTGCTTGCTGAGCTGCCGTGTGTGGGGTTCACCTGCTGGGCAGCCCCGTCAGCTCAGGGTCCCCCTCAGGACAGGATTCACCACCCCTGCCTCGTGCGCATGGCACACAGGGCATGCCAGGCTGGCgcagacaccccccaccccgaccCCACCATCCCACCCAGGGTTTTAACTCACAGAGCAGGACGTGGTacttctccagctgctcagcttgTGCCTGCAACATGGCCTTTGAGGCGGCGAGCttgtcctgcagctcctggcactgcCTTTGGCCCTGCGCCACCTGGGAGCACAGCTCTTTGACCAGCCCCGACCAGGCTCTGCCGGGAACTGTACCCTTCGCCTGCCAGAGGGGAGATGGGGTGTCAGCTCCCCATTTCCAGCCCCATCCCAGACCCCTGTGTCCAAGGCACATACgcagctcctctcccctccacccAGGGTACCAGGGTAGGGTGTCTTGAGCACGCCACCCTGGCACTGTACCTCCAGCACTGGCCATTTGCCAGCCACAGCTCCCCTCTCTGCCAGAACCCACTGGCCAtccccactgctcccagccagGTGGTCTGCAAGGGCAttgcagctcttctgctgtAGCTGGTGGAACTTGGGGGCCAGAGGGATGCCCATGtcagcctcctcctgctccgCACTCTCTAGCAGCGACGTGGCTTCGTAAATCTGCTCCTTCAACTCTGTGTTCTCCAGGCACAGGCTCAGCATCACCTTCCTGGGGGTACAAGGCACTGtgaagggcaggcagcagccaggatgCAGGATACCCCCTCGAGCCACCGCTACCCGCTGGCTCTGGTGTCCCAGGGCTCTTGCCTGATCTGGGAGACAGAGGAGAAGCCGGCTTTCTCCAGCTGCACCTTcatctcctgcagctccttttctgcctgcagcatcTGCTCTGGCACGGTGGGTGCTGTGCTCCCCATCAGGGTCCTTTCAGTGCCCCTGTTTTCCTTAggggcctgggggctgctctAGAGGGACAAAGACAGAGGGTGCCAGGCACATTTCCGAAGGGGCTAGGACACAGTTTGTCAGTGGCACagtgcccagctgtgccactcCTATTCCCAGTGCCATGCTGCCCTGACTCACGTGCTGGGTTGCCACACCATGGGCTGCCTCCTCCTTGATGCTGTAGGTAAAGGTGCTGCTGGCATCATCAGCATCTGTACCTGTGGCCTGACCTAGGGGACAGCACAGCACAA
The sequence above is drawn from the Falco naumanni isolate bFalNau1 chromosome 11, bFalNau1.pat, whole genome shotgun sequence genome and encodes:
- the LOC121095900 gene encoding myomegalin-like isoform X2 yields the protein MKETCRICARELCGNQRRWIFHTAAKLNLQVLLSHVLGRELCRDGKSEFACSKCAFMLDRIYRFDTVIARIEALSIERLQKLLLEKDRLKFCIASMYRRNNEDSSTDDRAGDGTVDLSNLPDVRYAALLQEDFAYSGYEYWADQDEHSLEPHSCHASEGASNRPRRCRGCAALRVADADYEAICKVPRKVARSISCGLSSRWSASMGNEESSVCDAAESTSARVPVDGESMEEGTPASSVESLDTTVEASPPQQKDEDADKGVKGNGKCDDFSDERMTPNSSLSGNRLELALSLIKALDYKPLQSPRGSRLPIPVKSSLPPPKLSRDLADGSTSAGLACASSVFLNADRKSFSRAPLGLPLEISELQELWDDLCEDYMPLRVQDVQVEHQQPAPGDPAAEEHASDLCAAELQGKIQQFEAANKLLQEKLSELSFELKSAQETSQMQDLTIQNLNEALKSKESKTEELYRIIEGQNETMARLRDKLHRSHLGQLQVSENLLSSQEQQMSLLDLQNTLFCTKLEMQKLKRAQHQKEHQLAEARRATQLLETMVHEEEQQKEATWKHNQELRAVVQQLETELQDKAQQLQTVEWEKCRELQAQEQCFQHLNQQLARKEQLLQESRELLQCQQSLDKSPAAMNAMLEKLQQRVSDRDTALERAVDEKFCALEKKEQELQQLRLSIRERGSDLERLRNVLSSNEATIHSLESLLKAKTLELEQVSATCQNLRWLKEEIEAKSCSRQKEQEGIIQQLQTCLHDRNKEVEELTATLLCKLGPGQSEVAEKLCLRLQHKEKMLQDLLSDRNRQTMEHDAEIRELLQAVSTKEQQSRAAAQKMAHALAERSCELQLLRQHMLGKEPVGMQSVGARLSKQDKQPVQGVLQRACGATVIAGPPQGESICRTEGVTTSAAELEKDLVNAREELELMAKKERESRRELTALQSVIATQEEELQVQASDIESLTRTVQIKEDLIKDLQMQLVDPEEIPVVERLTQEVLVLREKVAIAESRGQEATGNRRQQLLLTLEGLVAERNRLNEALQAERQLCSSLVKFHMHPDSAARDHTLQVELEGVRKLRGQLEEALGRSLEFLNRLETQDAIGGQATGTDADDASSTFTYSIKEEAAHGVATQHSSPQAPKENRGTERTLMGSTAPTVPEQMLQAEKELQEMKVQLEKAGFSSVSQIRKVMLSLCLENTELKEQIYEATSLLESAEQEEADMGIPLAPKFHQLQQKSCNALADHLAGSSGDGQWVLAERGAVAGKWPVLEAKGTVPGRAWSGLVKELCSQVAQGQRQCQELQDKLAASKAMLQAQAEQLEKYHVLLCEPHTRQLSKQVQVDFQDLGYETCGRSETEADRDEATSPECEELEAPFQPGMPRVGKAAQKTMAPADVVALHQHIQDRKAQLPNANKVTQSLQRRTRSVSVTSGYTSGAEQPPLGPTALASLAHSLTDEDEGWQSDSHSTLCPSDLRAHHSWQQLEHHVFPLKAQLSATKPEQLQSATQSWNYHRLIQAQARDLCHLRQTLREGHRMSHSLAQHLHHALLSFEDLLHGTDIDYYLGQGFREQLDQGRQLSERLSKKLGTRDRAYGKDKTSHELLTLRLSQELQEKVTENPEVKLREHCESPGSNRPPSELSCSVTSSSFISEGLEARSDGDEASECSQCSQCPEEPVRLAGLCFDSLSKPVSAPLPPLASQLPPFLLAGCPTPAAPPLLGCCGTPVCSLADAQQELQVLQRQLGESLTLPVAPAKPTAPPGSLGEGSKAPALLNRHGALQSLAEIPRATDTRAHWGVPAPGQPLCGALPSGYPASQKLTGADLLEEHLVEIRSLRQRLEESICTHDRLQEQLERRLASTSKATGLPSDLHAQTRELRLQLSRENQALSEDNRTLRLQHDHLSQELAQVQEAFLTACARAREAEAELDQRHRNQQKLVDELTEYQKSVRRLRDEQRSLQEKNNRLQHRLMLQQQQCEEHCRLLQTTRTELHVCESLPGPSAEARAGCFPSPPVRDVGTSLAAPHFSPLPSDMLAAQQIAEPRGADPLAKKGKEPTQAHVVACPNTYRALEQRILKGKGLAHELMSLMHPATRLPSCPLPGKEVLGWSGMGHLCSSASTLHSILEECTSLLTAFWSTVLPVSPAQHQDKEQALQGEIATLQARLAEREDALQSMAHQLQSTAQLKDKMEQFIVTHLTRTHNMLRKARTNLEGTAATWCRPDVAALPLAATRQVKSQQTLPVS
- the LOC121095900 gene encoding myomegalin-like isoform X3, producing the protein MKETCRICARELCGNQRRWIFHTAAKLNLQVLLSHVLGRELCRDGKSEFACSKCAFMLDRIYRFDTVIARIEALSIERLQKLLLEKDRLKFCIASMYRRNNEDSSTDDRAGDGTVDLSNLPDVRYAALLQEDFAYSGYEYWADQDEHSLEPHSCHASEGASNRPRRCRGCAALRVADADYEAICKVPRKVARSISCGLSSRWSASMGNEESSVCDAAESTSARVPVDGESMEEGTPASSVESLDTTVEASPPQQKDEDADKGVKGNGKCDDFSDERMTPNSSLSGNRLELALSLIKALDYKPLQSPRGSRLPIPVKSSLPPPKLSRDLADGSTSAGLACASSVFLNADRKSFSRAPLGLPLEISELQELWDDLCEDYMPLRVQDVQVEHQQPAPGDPAAEEHASDLCAAELQGKIQQFEAANKLLQEKLSELSFELKSAQETSQMQDLTIQNLNEALKSKESKTEELYRIIEGQNETMARLRDKLHRSHLGQLQVSENLLSSQEQQMSLLDLQNTLFCTKLEMQKLKRAQHQKEHQLAEARRATQLLETMVHEEEQQKEATWKHNQELRAVVQQLETELQDKAQQLQTVEWEKCRELQAQEQCFQHLNQQLARKEQLLQESRELLQCQQSLDKSPAAMNAMLEKLQQRVSDRDTALERAVDEKFCALEKKEQELQQLRLSIRERGSDLERLRNVLSSNEATIHSLESLLKAKTLELEQVSATCQNLRWLKEEIEAKSCSRQKEQEGIIQQLQTCLHDRNKEVEELTATLLCKLGPGQSEVAEKLCLRLQHKEKMLQDLLSDRNRQTMEHDAEIRELLQAVSTKEQQSRAAAQKMAHALAERSCELQLLRQHMLGKEPVGMQSVGARLSKQDKQPVQGVLQRACGATVIAGPPQGESICRTEGVTTSAAELEKDLVNAREELELMAKKERESRRELTALQSVIATQEEELQVQASDIESLTRTVQIKEDLIKDLQMQLVDPEEIPVVERLTQEVLVLREKVAIAESRGQEATGNRRQQLLLTLEGLVAERNRLNEALQAERQLCSSLVKFHMHPDSAARDHTLQVELEGVRKLRGQLEEALGRSLEFLNRLETQDAIGGQATGTDADDASSTFTYSIKEEAAHGVATQHSSPQAPKENRGTERTLMGSTAPTVPEQMLQAEKELQEMKVQLEKAGFSSVSQIRKVMLSLCLENTELKEQIYEATSLLESAEQEEADMGIPLAPKFHQLQQKSCNALADHLAGSSGDGQWVLAERGAVAGKWPVLEAKGTVPGRAWSGLVKELCSQVAQGQRQCQELQDKLAASKAMLQAQAEQLEKYHVLLSGEPHTRQLSKQVQVDFQDLGYETCGRSETEADRDEATSPECEELEAPFQPGMPRVGKAAQKTMAPADVVALHQHIQDRKAQLPNANKVTQSLQRRTRSVSVTSGYTSGAEQPPLGPTALASLAHSLTDEDEGWQSDSHSTLCPSDLRAHHSWQQLEHHVFPLKAQLSATKPEQLQSATQSWNYHRLIQAQARDLCHLRQTLREGHRMSHSLAQHLHHALLSFEDLLHGTDIDYYLGQGFREQLDQGRQLSERLSKKLGTRDRAYGKDKTSHELLTLRLSQELQEKVTENPEVKLREHCESPGSNRPPSELSCSVTSSSFISEGLEARSDGDEASECSQCSQCPEEPVRLAGLCFDSLSKPVSAPLPPLASQLPPFLLAGCPTPAAPPLLGCCGTPVCSLADAQQELQVLQRQLGESLTLPVAPAKPTAPPGSLGEGSKAPALLNRHGALQSLAEIPRATDTRAHWGVPAPGQPLCGALPSGYPASQKLTGADLLEEHLVEIRSLRQRLEESICTHDRLQEQLERRLASTSKATGLPSDLHAQTRELRLQLSRENQALSEDNRTLRLQHDHLSQELAQVQEAFLTACARAREAEAELDQRHRNQQKLVDELTEYQKSVRRLRDEQRSLQEKNNRLQHRLMLQQQQCEEHCRLLQTTRTELHVCESLPGPSAEARAGCFPSPPVRDVGTSLAAPHFSPLPSDMLAAQQIAEPRGADPLAKKGKEPTQAHVVACPNTYRALEQRILKGKGLAHELMSLMHPATRLPSCPLPGKEVLGWSGMGHLCSSASTLHSILEECTSLLTAFWSTVLPVSPAQHQDKALQGEIATLQARLAEREDALQSMAHQLQSTAQLKDKMEQFIVTHLTRTHNMLRKARTNLEGTAATWCRPDVAALPLAATRQVKSQQTLPVS